The following DNA comes from Streptomyces sp. Ag109_O5-10.
GTCTGGTGCACGGGTTTCAATGGCCCCATGGCCCTCACCGACGAACAGTCCGCCGTCCCCCGCCCCGAAGCCACCCCGCACGGTCACGGCCTGCGGCTCGACCGCTGGGACCCGGAGGCGGAGGCGCAGGTCGAGGCGTGGCTGCGGTCCCGTACCGACCCGGACTTCCGTCGCTGGAACACTCCGCTCACCGAGGTGAGCGACCTCGCGGGTGCTCGTGCCGCCCTGGCCGCGCAGCGGAAGCAGGCGGCGGACGGCACCTGTGCGCCGTTCCGGATCACGGACGCGGAGAGCGGCGCGACCCTTGGTCACGTCGGCGTGAACATGATCGACCACACGTTCCGGACCGCCCGGGTCGGCTACTGGGTCCTGCCCGAGGCGCGGGGCCGTCGGGTCGCCACCCGCGCGCTGGCCCTGGCGACGGACTGGGCCTTCACCGCACTGGGCCTGCACCGCCTGGAACTGGGCCACGCCCTCGGCCATGACGCGTCCTGCCGGATCGCCCTGACGTGCGGCTACGGCTACGAAGGGACGCTCCGCGGCGCCATGTTCGAGGCGGGCCGGCAGGACGCCTTCCGGGACGTGCACCTGCACGGCCGCCTGGCCACGGACCCGAGCCCGGACCTGGACCGGGTCCCGGCGGGGGACTGAGCCGGATCGAGCAAGCGGGATCGGGCAAGCGGGATCGGGCAAGCGGGATTGAGCAAGCCGGGTCGAGCAGGCCGGTCGATCAGGCGGGATGGACCAAGCGGGATTAATTCGGGTGCGAGGTCCGGCGGTCCGCCGGGACCATCGACCATGACTTCACAACCTCAGAACTCCGACTGGCACTTCACCGACGACGTCGACGAATTCCTCGCCCTCGCCCGTGACTTCCTCCACTCCCGCCCGGACCTGTACACCGTCCACCTCTCGGTGACCGCGCAGCTCCGGCGGCGAGGTCCGCGGACGTACGGCGGCGACCCACCGTTCCTCGGTGTCCTGACCCGCGGCGACGGCGGTGTGGCCGCGACCCTGCTCCACACGCCCCCCTACGCCCTGAACGTGACTCGCCTCGCCGCCGCCGAGGCCGAGACGCTGGCCGAGCGCCTCCTCGCCCTCGGCCACCCGGTGTCCGAAATCTGCGCCGACGGCACCACGGCGGCGGCGTTCGCGGCGGCCTGGGAACGGCGGACGGGGGTGCCGGGAAAGCTGCACGAGCTGCAACGCCTGTACCGGCTGGCCGAGTTGACGCCCCCCGTGCCGGCGCCGGAGGGGCGGCCGAGGGTGGCCGAGGCGTCCGACCGGGACCTGCTGATCCGCTGGTACGAGGGGTTCGTCGCCGACGCGGGCCTGCGGGCCGGCGGGGATGCCGGGCAGTGGGCGGACTTCCGGCTCTCGTACGGCGGCGTCACCCTCTGGGAGACCCCCGACGGCACCCCCGTCTCCTTGGCCGGCCTGACCCCGGAGGTCGCCGGCCAGGTCCGGGTCGCGCCGGTCTACACCCCGCCGGAACTGCGCGGCCGCGGGTACGCCGGGGCGGTGACCGCGGAGGTGAGCCGGGCGGCGCTGGCCGCGGGGGCCGCTGAGGTGCTGCTCTTCACGGACCTCGCGAATCCCACGAGCAACGCGCTCTACCAGCGCATCGGCTACCGGGAGGTGGCCGACTGGGCGGTGTACGAGTTCGGGGCCTGACGTCCGTCGTCCGCGGCGCCGCCGGACCGTCGCTCGGACAGGTCCGGGGACGGGGCTTCGGAGCGCTGTACTTGCGAGGGCATTCGGGGAGGCACACGCTGGGAGCAAGGCATGCCGACCACCGTTTGGACCGAGCGCGGACGGGCGCGGAGCCCGTGGGATTCCGTCGCCCGCGCAGGGAGCGGGTGCCCGATGAGGCTTGTCGTCGATCTCAACCGGTGCCAGGGATTCGCGCAGTGCGTCTTTCTCGCCCCGGACGTCTTCGCCCTGCACGGCGAGGAGGCGCTGCTGTTCTCCCCTCGCTTCGACGAGGAGCACCGGGACCGGGTGGAGAAGGCCGTCGCGGCCTGTCCCGTCCAGGCCATCCTGGTCGACTACTCCGACGAGCCGACGAAGCGGGTGGAGTCCCATGTCGGCTGACACGGACGTCGAGGTCCTGCGGCGTCAGGGCGCGCGAGCAGGGCTTCACCGGATCGCTGACGATGATCGGCGACGAGCCGTACGAGCCCTACGACCGGCCGCCGCTGTCCAAGCAGGCGCTGCTGGGGCGGGCCCGGCCGGAGGACACCGCGCTGCCGCGGCGCCGTGACATCGACGCCGAGTGGCGGCTGGGCGTCGCCGCCGAGGAGCTGGACCGGGACACCGGGCAGGTGGTCCTGGCGAACGGCGACCGAGTCGCCTACGACCGGCTGCTGATCACCACCGGGACCCGGGCGCGGCCCTGGTTCCACCCGGACGAGGCCGCGCTGGACGGGGTGTTCGTGCTGCGTACCCGGGACGACTCCGCGCGTCTGACCCGGAAGCTGGCCGGAGGCGTGTCGCGGGTGCTGGTGATCGGCGCCGGTTTCACGGGGTCCGAGGTCGTCTCCGCCTGCCGGGAGCTGGGCCTGGACGTGACGGTCGCCGAACGCGGTCCGGCACCGCTGGTGGGCGCGCTCGGCGGGGTGATCGGCTCGGTCGCGGAGCGGATGCAGCGCAAGCACGGCGTCGACCTGCGCTGCGGGATCAGTGTCACCGCCCTGGAGGGCGACGACGTGGGGCGGCTCAAGCGGGCCCATCTGTCCGACGGTTCGACGGTCGACGTGGAGGTGGCGGTCGTCTCGCTCGGTGCCATGCGGAACACGGACTGGCTCGCCGGTTCGGGACTGGCCGCGGGTCCCCGGGGGATCGCGTGCGACGCCGGGTGCCGGGTGTTCGACGTCAACGGCATCGTCACCGACGACATCTACGCCGCCGGTGACGTGGCACGCAGCCCGCACCCGCTGTTCGACTACCAGTTCCTGGCGTTGGAGCACTGGGGGAACGCGGTCGAGCAGGCCGAGATCGCCGCGCACAACATGATCTGCGCGAGCCCGGAGCGCCGTCCGCACCTGTGGCTGCCGATGTTCTGGTCCTCCCAGTTCGGCGTCAACATCAAGTCGGTGGGTGTGCCCTCGCTGGGCGACCAGCTGGTCGTCGCACAGGGGACCCTCGCCGAGGAGCGGTTCGTCGCGGTGTACGGGTACCGCGGCCGTTGCATCGCCGCGGTGGCCTTCGACGGCGCCAAGTGGCTGGGGTTCTACGAGCAGCAGATCGCGTCCGGCGCGCCCTTCCCGCCGGATTACCGCACGGTCGACCGCCGGACCGAGATGCTGCAGCCGGTCGACCCCGCCTTCCCCGATCCGCACCTGCCCACCCATGGGGCCACCGTCACGCTGACGGGGCACTCGCCGAGCGAACGGCGGGTCGAGTTCGTCCCGTCGCACGCCTGAGCACCGGCCCGGTACCGCCCGGAGCCCCGAGGAGACGCCATGACGCCCGACCCCATCTCCGCGCAGATCGTCGACTACGCCAACCGGGCCGATCCGTACCCGCTCTACGCGGAGCTGCGCAAGACACCGGTGCGGCGCGAGGACGACGGCACCTACCTGGTCAGCACCTACCACGAGGTGCGGAGCCTGGCGAACGACCCGCGGCTGAGCAACGACACGAGCAACCGGCCGCCCGGGTACGCGCGCACCGGGCAGCCGGCGGAGGAGACCGGTCTGCCGCCCAGTTTCATCTTCACCGACCCGCCCGTGCACGACCGGCTGCGCGACACCATCAACCGGCCCTTCGGTCCACCGCACAGCCCCAGATTCCTCGACGGCCTGCGCGGCGAGCTGGCCACGGTGGTCAGCGGGCTGCTGGACGCCTTCGAGGGCAAGGACCAGGTCGACATCGTCGAGGACTTCTCCTACCCCCTCCCCGTCACCGCGATCTGCCGGGTCCTCGGCGTGCCGCGCGAGGACGAACCGCGCTTCCACGGCTGGGCCGACGCCCTGGCGTCGTCACTCGATCCCGCCGCCGGCGGCGCCGGCCAGGAGGAGGCACAGCGGGCCCGCCAGGAGCTGGGCGCCTACCTGAACGACCTGATCGAGACCAAACGCCGCAACCCCGGCCCCGGGATACTCAGCGCGCTCTCCCACGAGATGACAGCGGCGGACCTGGAGGCCACCGCGGTGCTGCTCCTGGTCGCCGGCCACGAGACCACCGTCAACGCGATCACCAACACGACCCTCACCCTGCTGCGCCACCCGGATGTCCTCGAACGGCTCCGGGGGGAGCCGGAGCTGGCCGTCCCGCTCATCGAGGAAG
Coding sequences within:
- a CDS encoding GNAT family N-acetyltransferase, with product MTSQPQNSDWHFTDDVDEFLALARDFLHSRPDLYTVHLSVTAQLRRRGPRTYGGDPPFLGVLTRGDGGVAATLLHTPPYALNVTRLAAAEAETLAERLLALGHPVSEICADGTTAAAFAAAWERRTGVPGKLHELQRLYRLAELTPPVPAPEGRPRVAEASDRDLLIRWYEGFVADAGLRAGGDAGQWADFRLSYGGVTLWETPDGTPVSLAGLTPEVAGQVRVAPVYTPPELRGRGYAGAVTAEVSRAALAAGAAEVLLFTDLANPTSNALYQRIGYREVADWAVYEFGA
- a CDS encoding GNAT family N-acetyltransferase; translated protein: MALTDEQSAVPRPEATPHGHGLRLDRWDPEAEAQVEAWLRSRTDPDFRRWNTPLTEVSDLAGARAALAAQRKQAADGTCAPFRITDAESGATLGHVGVNMIDHTFRTARVGYWVLPEARGRRVATRALALATDWAFTALGLHRLELGHALGHDASCRIALTCGYGYEGTLRGAMFEAGRQDAFRDVHLHGRLATDPSPDLDRVPAGD
- a CDS encoding NAD(P)/FAD-dependent oxidoreductase, with the translated sequence MTRTSRSCGVRAREQGFTGSLTMIGDEPYEPYDRPPLSKQALLGRARPEDTALPRRRDIDAEWRLGVAAEELDRDTGQVVLANGDRVAYDRLLITTGTRARPWFHPDEAALDGVFVLRTRDDSARLTRKLAGGVSRVLVIGAGFTGSEVVSACRELGLDVTVAERGPAPLVGALGGVIGSVAERMQRKHGVDLRCGISVTALEGDDVGRLKRAHLSDGSTVDVEVAVVSLGAMRNTDWLAGSGLAAGPRGIACDAGCRVFDVNGIVTDDIYAAGDVARSPHPLFDYQFLALEHWGNAVEQAEIAAHNMICASPERRPHLWLPMFWSSQFGVNIKSVGVPSLGDQLVVAQGTLAEERFVAVYGYRGRCIAAVAFDGAKWLGFYEQQIASGAPFPPDYRTVDRRTEMLQPVDPAFPDPHLPTHGATVTLTGHSPSERRVEFVPSHA
- a CDS encoding cytochrome P450 translates to MTPDPISAQIVDYANRADPYPLYAELRKTPVRREDDGTYLVSTYHEVRSLANDPRLSNDTSNRPPGYARTGQPAEETGLPPSFIFTDPPVHDRLRDTINRPFGPPHSPRFLDGLRGELATVVSGLLDAFEGKDQVDIVEDFSYPLPVTAICRVLGVPREDEPRFHGWADALASSLDPAAGGAGQEEAQRARQELGAYLNDLIETKRRNPGPGILSALSHEMTAADLEATAVLLLVAGHETTVNAITNTTLTLLRHPDVLERLRGEPELAVPLIEEVLRYEPPVQFIPFTTALADIDVAGTTIPKGSPVWLMLAAANRDPVRFHDPDRFDPDRKDNEHLGFYTGIHYCFGAPLARIELHAAVPELFRRVRFTGLVEDPPPYRANAVLRGPRHLPVAIEGLTA
- a CDS encoding ferredoxin; the protein is MRLVVDLNRCQGFAQCVFLAPDVFALHGEEALLFSPRFDEEHRDRVEKAVAACPVQAILVDYSDEPTKRVESHVG